The following are from one region of the Brienomyrus brachyistius isolate T26 chromosome 4, BBRACH_0.4, whole genome shotgun sequence genome:
- the LOC125740490 gene encoding RING finger protein 212B-like isoform X1, with amino-acid sequence MSGYLTCWLVFHSDPLPQLPVPVRMDWLHCNQCYRREGIAFVVASCGHIVCESCVNPSKFLGLSSTEQCTVCGTSCNYLHISDKMKPQEQAYFSDPVKLMHSRLEHISQVALFQNRQKEKITAYFKQKSVDLEKRLKEVKEQSYRYSAFASVLLWEVSELRRENAELKKPLSQRRVSVGNFQTSSSNRMSRPVAITPPVTPGLRLPSTICTGSGMSIERYRDQHSGIMTGLPSAPLEQLTEQILQLQTSSGSELAQPSYPLSQETTSTLAQHGYRTRRPGKGTMAGSIKPEDPHRHTHTTSLGPASPYFHTCEQFIYVKTWCPLRFHKCTEVNGDDSFMKV; translated from the exons ATGTCGGGATACCTTACATGCTGGTTG gtatttcattcagacccattgccacag CTACCTGTGCCTGTAAGAATGGACTGGTTGCACTGTAATCAGTGTTACAGAAGGGAAGGGATCGCCTTCGTTGTCGCTAGCTGTGGACACATCGTCTGTGAGAGTTGCGTCAACCCCA GTAAATTTTTGGGTTTATCTTCCACAGAGCAGTGCACTGTGTGCGGTACAAGCTGTAATTACCTTCATATATCTGACAAG ATGAAGCCGCAGGAGCAGGCCTACTTCAGTGATCCAGTGAAGCTCATGCACTCTCGTCTGGAGCACATTTCACAA GTTGCTCTCTTCCAGAACAGGCAGAAGGAGAAAATCACTGCATATTTCAAGCAAAAGTCTGTGGATCTGGAGAAGAGGCTGAAGGAGGTTAAGGAGCAAAGCTACAGGTACTCCGCCTTTGCCTCTGTTCTTCTCTG GGAGGTGTCTGAACTGAGGAGGGAGAATGCAGAGTTGAAGAAGCCTCTCTCTCAAAGGAGG GTATCTGTGGGTAATTTTCAGACAAGCAG CTCCAACAGGATGTCACGTCCAGTGGCCATTACCCCTCCAG TTACcccagggctccgcttgccaagTACCAT CTGCACTGGTTCTGGGATGTCCATAGAGAGGTACAGAGACCAACACTCAGGGATCATGACT GGACTCCCATCAGCTCCATTGGAACAGCTCACAG AACAGATCCTGCAACTCCAAACTTCTTCCGGTTCGGAGCTGGCTCAGCCCTCCTATCCCCTATCCCAAGAAACAACCAGCACTCTG GCACAGCATGGATACAGAACTAGAAGACCAGGAAAGGGAACAATGGCAGGATCTATAAAACCAGAAGATCCTCACCGTCATACACACACCACCAGTTTGGGTCCAGCAAGCCCATATTTTCACACGTGTGAGCAGTTTATATATGTTAAGACATGGTGTCCATTAAGGTTTCACAAGTGTACAGAAGTAAATGGAGATGACAGCTTCATGAAAGTGTAG
- the LOC125740490 gene encoding RING finger protein 212B-like isoform X2, whose translation MLVFHSDPLPQLPVPVRMDWLHCNQCYRREGIAFVVASCGHIVCESCVNPSKFLGLSSTEQCTVCGTSCNYLHISDKMKPQEQAYFSDPVKLMHSRLEHISQVALFQNRQKEKITAYFKQKSVDLEKRLKEVKEQSYRYSAFASVLLWEVSELRRENAELKKPLSQRRVSVGNFQTSSSNRMSRPVAITPPVTPGLRLPSTICTGSGMSIERYRDQHSGIMTGLPSAPLEQLTEQILQLQTSSGSELAQPSYPLSQETTSTLAQHGYRTRRPGKGTMAGSIKPEDPHRHTHTTSLGPASPYFHTCEQFIYVKTWCPLRFHKCTEVNGDDSFMKV comes from the exons ATGCTG gtatttcattcagacccattgccacag CTACCTGTGCCTGTAAGAATGGACTGGTTGCACTGTAATCAGTGTTACAGAAGGGAAGGGATCGCCTTCGTTGTCGCTAGCTGTGGACACATCGTCTGTGAGAGTTGCGTCAACCCCA GTAAATTTTTGGGTTTATCTTCCACAGAGCAGTGCACTGTGTGCGGTACAAGCTGTAATTACCTTCATATATCTGACAAG ATGAAGCCGCAGGAGCAGGCCTACTTCAGTGATCCAGTGAAGCTCATGCACTCTCGTCTGGAGCACATTTCACAA GTTGCTCTCTTCCAGAACAGGCAGAAGGAGAAAATCACTGCATATTTCAAGCAAAAGTCTGTGGATCTGGAGAAGAGGCTGAAGGAGGTTAAGGAGCAAAGCTACAGGTACTCCGCCTTTGCCTCTGTTCTTCTCTG GGAGGTGTCTGAACTGAGGAGGGAGAATGCAGAGTTGAAGAAGCCTCTCTCTCAAAGGAGG GTATCTGTGGGTAATTTTCAGACAAGCAG CTCCAACAGGATGTCACGTCCAGTGGCCATTACCCCTCCAG TTACcccagggctccgcttgccaagTACCAT CTGCACTGGTTCTGGGATGTCCATAGAGAGGTACAGAGACCAACACTCAGGGATCATGACT GGACTCCCATCAGCTCCATTGGAACAGCTCACAG AACAGATCCTGCAACTCCAAACTTCTTCCGGTTCGGAGCTGGCTCAGCCCTCCTATCCCCTATCCCAAGAAACAACCAGCACTCTG GCACAGCATGGATACAGAACTAGAAGACCAGGAAAGGGAACAATGGCAGGATCTATAAAACCAGAAGATCCTCACCGTCATACACACACCACCAGTTTGGGTCCAGCAAGCCCATATTTTCACACGTGTGAGCAGTTTATATATGTTAAGACATGGTGTCCATTAAGGTTTCACAAGTGTACAGAAGTAAATGGAGATGACAGCTTCATGAAAGTGTAG
- the LOC125740490 gene encoding RING finger protein 212B-like isoform X13, whose protein sequence is MSGYLTCWLVFHSDPLPQLPVPVRMDWLHCNQCYRREGIAFVVASCGHIVCESCVNPSKFLGLSSTEQCTVCGTSCNYLHISDKMKPQEQAYFSDPVKLMHSRLEHISQVALFQNRQKEKITAYFKQKSVDLEKRLKEVKEQSYRYSAFASVLLWEVSELRRENAELKKPLSQRRVSVGNFQTSSSNRMSRPVAITPPVTPGLRLPSTMDSHQLHWNSSQNRSCNSKLLPVRSWLSPPIPYPKKQPALWHSMDTELEDQEREQWQDL, encoded by the exons ATGTCGGGATACCTTACATGCTGGTTG gtatttcattcagacccattgccacag CTACCTGTGCCTGTAAGAATGGACTGGTTGCACTGTAATCAGTGTTACAGAAGGGAAGGGATCGCCTTCGTTGTCGCTAGCTGTGGACACATCGTCTGTGAGAGTTGCGTCAACCCCA GTAAATTTTTGGGTTTATCTTCCACAGAGCAGTGCACTGTGTGCGGTACAAGCTGTAATTACCTTCATATATCTGACAAG ATGAAGCCGCAGGAGCAGGCCTACTTCAGTGATCCAGTGAAGCTCATGCACTCTCGTCTGGAGCACATTTCACAA GTTGCTCTCTTCCAGAACAGGCAGAAGGAGAAAATCACTGCATATTTCAAGCAAAAGTCTGTGGATCTGGAGAAGAGGCTGAAGGAGGTTAAGGAGCAAAGCTACAGGTACTCCGCCTTTGCCTCTGTTCTTCTCTG GGAGGTGTCTGAACTGAGGAGGGAGAATGCAGAGTTGAAGAAGCCTCTCTCTCAAAGGAGG GTATCTGTGGGTAATTTTCAGACAAGCAG CTCCAACAGGATGTCACGTCCAGTGGCCATTACCCCTCCAG TTACcccagggctccgcttgccaagTACCAT GGACTCCCATCAGCTCCATTGGAACAGCTCACAG AACAGATCCTGCAACTCCAAACTTCTTCCGGTTCGGAGCTGGCTCAGCCCTCCTATCCCCTATCCCAAGAAACAACCAGCACTCTG GCACAGCATGGATACAGAACTAGAAGACCAGGAAAGGGAACAATGGCAGGATCTATAA
- the LOC125740490 gene encoding RING finger protein 212B-like isoform X12 yields the protein MSGYLTCWLVFHSDPLPQLPVPVRMDWLHCNQCYRREGIAFVVASCGHIVCESCVNPSKFLGLSSTEQCTVCGTSCNYLHISDKMKPQEQAYFSDPVKLMHSRLEHISQVALFQNRQKEKITAYFKQKSVDLEKRLKEVKEQSYRYSAFASVLLWEVSELRRENAELKKPLSQRRVSVGNFQTSSSNRMSRPVAITPPVTPGLRLPSTICTGSGMSIERYRDQHSGIMTTPGSVTSVSSLHSLRDPGLWTPISSIGTAHRTDPATPNFFRFGAGSALLSPIPRNNQHSGTAWIQN from the exons ATGTCGGGATACCTTACATGCTGGTTG gtatttcattcagacccattgccacag CTACCTGTGCCTGTAAGAATGGACTGGTTGCACTGTAATCAGTGTTACAGAAGGGAAGGGATCGCCTTCGTTGTCGCTAGCTGTGGACACATCGTCTGTGAGAGTTGCGTCAACCCCA GTAAATTTTTGGGTTTATCTTCCACAGAGCAGTGCACTGTGTGCGGTACAAGCTGTAATTACCTTCATATATCTGACAAG ATGAAGCCGCAGGAGCAGGCCTACTTCAGTGATCCAGTGAAGCTCATGCACTCTCGTCTGGAGCACATTTCACAA GTTGCTCTCTTCCAGAACAGGCAGAAGGAGAAAATCACTGCATATTTCAAGCAAAAGTCTGTGGATCTGGAGAAGAGGCTGAAGGAGGTTAAGGAGCAAAGCTACAGGTACTCCGCCTTTGCCTCTGTTCTTCTCTG GGAGGTGTCTGAACTGAGGAGGGAGAATGCAGAGTTGAAGAAGCCTCTCTCTCAAAGGAGG GTATCTGTGGGTAATTTTCAGACAAGCAG CTCCAACAGGATGTCACGTCCAGTGGCCATTACCCCTCCAG TTACcccagggctccgcttgccaagTACCAT CTGCACTGGTTCTGGGATGTCCATAGAGAGGTACAGAGACCAACACTCAGGGATCATGACT ACCCCGGGTTCAGTCACCTCCGTCTCAAGCCTGCACTCACTCAGGGACCCAGGGCTCT GGACTCCCATCAGCTCCATTGGAACAGCTCACAG AACAGATCCTGCAACTCCAAACTTCTTCCGGTTCGGAGCTGGCTCAGCCCTCCTATCCCCTATCCCAAGAAACAACCAGCACTCTG GCACAGCATGGATACAGAACTAG